From Deltaproteobacteria bacterium, a single genomic window includes:
- a CDS encoding ATP-binding cassette domain-containing protein, with protein sequence MGGWSPAHSRRHPSAKVYPGGTRALSDFTLATDDGELVVLVGRSGCGKSTVLRLIAGLEARNVVFHSGVALGDAVVRRIRRLPGEPCAACRSLGRRAWAPPATSPGPWRAPSSIGSCAKTSRRFAPKSPRAPMEVVCHSSSSASSEIS encoded by the coding sequence ACCCGTCCGCCAAGGTCTATCCCGGCGGGACGCGCGCCCTCTCCGACTTCACACTCGCCACCGACGACGGCGAGCTCGTGGTGCTGGTGGGACGTTCGGGCTGCGGGAAGTCCACGGTGCTCCGCTTGATCGCCGGTCTCGAGGCACGCAACGTCGTGTTTCACTCTGGCGTTGCGCTGGGTGACGCCGTCGTGCGACGGATCCGGCGGTTGCCCGGGGAGCCTTGCGCGGCATGCCGCTCGCTGGGGCGCCGGGCGTGGGCGCCGCCAGCTACGAGCCCCGGGCCATGGAGGGCACCGTCCTCCATCGGGTCGTGCGCGAAAACTTCGAGACGTTTCGCGCCGAAATCGCCGCGCGCACCGATGGAGGTGGTCTGCCACAGTTCGTCGAGCGCGAGTTCAGAGATTTCTTGA